The genomic region ACCATTTATTGGACTTCTCATTCTTTAAAGTGCTTCAATCATGTTGGGCTCAGCAGCATCagtttactcatgtgagtagtcctcaCGTATGTGAATTGTAATTGCAGTGGGAATACTTGCATTCGTATCACAATTCTCGTGATTAAGAtctgaatgagatcagaatttgtccTCATTTGAGAAATCTTATTTGATAAACGTGGctgtagaaagaaagaaagaaagaaagaaagaaagaaagaaagaaagaaagaaagaaagaaagaaagaaagaaagaaagaaagaaagaaaaatccctttttgAATTTTCATGTAGACAGAAAAGAAATGTGTTCGAAGAGGAAGAACAGAACCCCTGATATTGGAAACTGGTATTCCTCCATTGCTGGTATAAACTGATGTAGCTCCTTTAGAGTAAATTTATCAGATCCCCATGTGTTGTAAATCAGTTGTATTTCCACTGGTGTCAAAGTGGTCattgtgatgggttgccccccccgcccccgaggtgccacctgatgtactggggtaacACTCAGCCCACCTGTTCCACAAGCCTGGGGTCCCTTACattgtcctgctgagccaggccctcaccctcctccagcacacatgaaggcagggacacatccagctgtggaaagaaacagacactgaaatcagaaccgcatgggaaggcttcagctagggaattgcccagcactcaagagagagttggtggaatctccatccttagaggtttttaaggcctggtttgacaaagtcctggctgtgatgatttagttggtgttggtcctgctttgagcagggggttggactcgatgacctcctgaggtctcttccaacccccatcttctatgattctatgattagccagcaaataaaacaaaaacacaatataagcttaatatactaaagaaactggttacaaatagtaatttctcaccctaaatgttgattTAGGCAGATTTCAGAAGTTCTTGAAAGcaagctgctcttgcttgcagcttaaaactccaggtatttctttcacaggtCAGACACCTTCTCAACCTGGGCTCAGCCCTTATCCCCCCTTTATCTTTGTTccttagatgtttccagcagtcatcctgggcggGGATTCAGTGAAAAACGAACCCTGATTatctcactcccctgccttaaataagatttacatataACAGGAATCCTTTATCTTTCAGTGTGATTCCCATACccctcagtggaaaaatactggtgTTTTATCATGGAAACCAGTACCTTGTGACTTGAACACATGACCCTGCACTGTCAGAGCAGCCATAGGTCACAGGCAGTTTGTAGCTTCCCTGgaaagcttctcaggaaggtgggagattagcatctttaaagacctattgttcttcctaatggtCCATTGACTTGTTCCCAGCTAGCCAGCCAGaatgattgcattctgtctagtgggcattccccaggtacAAACACTTTTGTAGTACAGATGTATAGTCAATATTGCTAACTTTAGATACAGCAATGATACTTGCATACAAATAAGCTAAtcatattcagtagatcataacctctccaatgatacctcacataaCCTATTTTGCATACAATACATTAGGATTATGACACAATCATATCATATTATTACTATGAGAAATATGGGAAGCAGTGTCACAGTCATATCTCCAGGTGATCTACAAAGTCATAGCTTGATTGATATCAATACAGCTATACCAGTTTACACTCAATAATGATTGGGCCCAGTTACATCTTTATATACAGAACTGCAGCAAGTTTTTGTCTGAAGCGTCCCAACATGTAGGAAACCAGTATGAATTGTATGATTCACATGCACATATATGGTATTCTTCAGATTCAGCTCcagtgtctctctctttgtcaCCCTTGCAGATGACATATTCTGAGAGAAAGCCTAATGAGAACCAGACCATTTCTGATGTGTTCATCCTGGTGGGGTTTTCGTACCTTACCAGACTCCAAATCCTTCTGTTTCTGGTGTTTCTGGTCATCTACCTGGTCACCCTGGTGGGGAACCTGCTCATTATCCTCCTTATAAAGCTAAATCCCTcacttcacacccccatgtatttcttcctgcTCAACCTGTCCTTCTTGGAAATCTGCTACACAAGCAGTGTGGTCCCTCAGCTGCTGGCTCACCTCCTGGTGGAGAAAAAGACCCTCTCCATTGCAGGCTGCGCTGCCCAGATGTACATCTTCACCATCATGGGCCTCACGGAATGCTGCCTTCTAGCAGCCATGGCGTATGATCGCTACATAGCTATATGCAACCCCCTGCACTACAGAACCATCATGAGTGGCCAGGTGTGTGCACAGCTCGTGGGTGCTTCATGGACCATTGGCATCTTGGTGGAAGTAGTTCAAACCACGTGGATCTTCAGCCTTCCCTTCTGTGGCTCCAACCGCATCCACCACTTCTTCTGCGACATCCCACCAGTGATAAAGATGGCATGCACAGACACATCCAAAAACCAAATTGTGGTCTTGGCTCTGTCCGTGCTGTTTATCATGAGCCCTTTCCTGCTGATAATCCTGTCCTACATCTGCATTATCTCCACCATCCTCAAACTGCCATCGGCAGAGGGAAGGCgtaaagccttctccacctgctcctcccaTCTCATGGTGGTGACTTTGTTCTATGGAACAGCCCTTTTCACCTACCTGAGGCCCAAGTCTATCTCCACCCCGGAGGGTGATCAAATGATTTCCCTCATGTACACAGTTGTCACCCCAGTGTTGAACCCCATAATATACACTCTGAGGAACAAAGAGGTGAAGGGAGCCTTTAGAAAAACAATAGGGAAGAGCATCTCTTCACACAACCAGAGAAATTAAAGAATGAAAAGCAGAGTCAATCAAAATGGGGGGAATAAGGGAAATTCATAAACATTTTGTTGAATTTCTCCCGATGACCCTCACTTTTTTAATTGgaatttttccatttgaaaaactTTGACCTGTTCTAAACCTGTTGGGAAAATAGGAAGAGAAACTTTtcttaaatgaaataaataaataaataaataaataaactttctTCAAACTTTTGATAGCCAGAACCTTTTGACCAGATCTAAAGATCATTGAAAAATCAAATGATAATCTTTAATCAAAGTAGTGTCCTGATTTTACATcttcaaaatttgaaatgtcaaagcaaaaaaaaaaaatcttaacataAGAAACATTTCATAAAATGTTCATCTTGGTTAGTTGGAATTTAACAATTTTCACCAAAATTTTAATAGTTGAATAATTCCAACTAGCTCTATAGAAAAGTCCATTTAGGCTTCCCCTTTTCCTGCTCTGGAAGTCCAGTGCAGCATTTTAGGTTTTGGGTCGGGTTGTGGTTTTTCGGCTGTCGAATGCATTTCCCCAGTGCTCCCTCTGGCCTAATTTAAAATAACATTCCTCGGCACTTATGCATGGCTTCCTGTATAAGACACTGATAGATTTTTCAATGCCCAACCTGATCAGATCACACAACAACTCTGGGAGATGGCTCTTGACTTCCATGGCATTTTTTACTACCAGATCAGATTGTAAGATTATGGTGTATATCATAGATTCATCAATTTTAAGGTAATAAGGGACCATtttgattatctagtctgatatCAGCAATTTCAAGGGATGTCCAACATTGCCTATTTTGCCTGGTGCTGGAGCACGCTCTGTGGGGATGGGCATGCACTGTCCAGTCATGGATAGGAGCTCTAAGCCCGGAACTCTAAGAAGCATCTATTGAGCATGTGGaaactgagattttttcaaatgctCATAACTTGGCCAAGTCTGGGTGTTGTTTCCTGGAACCAGCAAAAGGTGCATCCCTGACACCAGGGTGACCCCCctcatatttaatttttctgcTTCAATGCCTACCGGTGCTAGAGTGTCCGGAAAGAGAATTCTTCCTCTTTGTTAACACAGGGGAACCAATGTATTTTCCCGTAATCTCTTTCTTGGAAATGACTGAacctttttttggggggaacCCTTAAGAAAATTTTCtactgaggcagacacccaacatgaaaactttcagcccaaatggttaaagttttaGGAAGTTATAAGGAATTAAAAATGGGGTCTTGTAATGCAAAGTGTTGGGTAATATCATTTATAGAGTTTTCTCCCATTGCCACCTCTTATATATCTTGTCTGGAGTCtatctagattcatagattctaaggccagaaagaaccacagtgataatctagtctgacctccggtataacatgggccatagaacttcctcaaaagaATTCCTAAAGCATAACTTTTAgtaaaaacatccagtcttgactggATCCACCACGTACCTCAATaattttttccaatggttaattgacttcaccattaaaaatgtacaatttatttccagtctgaatttgtctagattcaacttccagctatttggtagacaagccccaagtatCTTCAAGTAACATCATCTTCCCCAtgtcttctttatttatttattatttgttctgtgtttaattGAGCAATAGATCATAAACTGCTCAGAGAACTATTTTGTTCCCTTATGTTTGCTATAAATTTCCATGTATGGCTAGGGTGCAATAATGTaggcaaaagaaagaaagaaagaaagaaagaaagaaagaaagaaagaaagaaagaaagaaagaaagaaagaaagaaagaaagaaagaaagaaagaaaaatgtttgtaaTTGACAATAGAATAGTTCAAGTATTTCTGTCTGTAAGGAAAGAATTTTTATCACCCAAAGGCAGTTGAATTGTTCTGTAAATAAAAAGTAACTTGATCAAGTacaattatttattgtttgtctCTTCAGGACCAACACAAAATATTTGGCAGTCTAGAAAACAAATTAACAACATAAGCAAgcagcatagcatttaaggccagaagggaccatcaaatcatctagtctgacctccagtatatcaCTGGCCACCAACACCACTCAGCGCCCTCACACCCATGCaacaatttaaattaaaccaaattaTTTTTGCCTTTCCTTTGGACCTGAGGGAGAGAGCCTGAGGTTCCAAGAAACTTGTTCAAGTAATAGATGGTTTTAAGGGTCAAATCTGATATTTTTAAAGCCAGATAAGGGATTTGAACAATCAAATGGAAACTCAGTGCCCAGGTTGCCTAAGGATGCAAATAAGCACCTTGTaggattttcaaagcacctaagcagatctaggaccagatttttaaatgcattcgAATATACAGAAAGGTTTTTAGTGAGGTGGGATTTAGTCACCCGAATGATTTTGAAAAATCCTATTAATAGTCTAACTGCATTTTAAGTGCCTAAGGGCcctaatttttaaaggtatgtaggtgcctaatgATCACATaggtgcctagagggattttcaacAGTGCCTGGCTCTCATTTAATTGAAAGAATGTGGTGTCTAACCAACTTAGGAAACTTTCTAAATCCCATTAGGTGCATATCTGCATCTgtaagcacctaaatacttttaaaaaactggtctttagggtctgacccagtactcactaaagtcaatagaaagacacCTGTTGAGCATTGGATTTGGCTCTTAAGTGATGCATTGTGGTGGCCATCTGCATTTGAGGAAGTTTTAGCTCAAGGGAGCACAATGTTAAGAGTTCAGCTATCGTGCCATAATGTATTGTGTAGACGCTACACAGAAGATAccacagcaatggaaggggttcttctgtCAGTGTCATAACTCCAACCCCCTGAGCAATGGTAAcgaggttgatggaagaatgttCCCCCCCTTCTCCAGCTGCCAGGTTCTCCCCTCTGCATCCTTTCCTTCCTCTACCGGAGGCAGGGGAGAGCTCTATGGGGGAGTCTTTTCAGCTCTTTTGGGTCTATTCCAGGGTTTGCCGTGTGGGGTTCTTTCATCCCCCACCCACAGAAACTacactgtgtgtgggggagggaggggtggggggtggatggcGCCACAGATCCACCGACTCACAGGTCCTCACACCATTCACAGCTCCGTGGGTGTTCCCCTgtttttccctccttcctttccatCAGGGGCT from Natator depressus isolate rNatDep1 chromosome 13, rNatDep2.hap1, whole genome shotgun sequence harbors:
- the LOC141997916 gene encoding olfactory receptor 10A4-like isoform X2, which translates into the protein MTYSERKPNENQTISDVFILVGFSYLTRLQILLFLVFLVIYLVTLVGNLLIILLIKLNPSLHTPMYFFLLNLSFLEICYTSSVVPQLLAHLLVEKKTLSIAGCAAQMYIFTIMGLTECCLLAAMAYDRYIAICNPLHYRTIMSGQVCAQLVGASWTIGILVEVVQTTWIFSLPFCGSNRIHHFFCDIPPVIKMACTDTSKNQIVVLALSVLFIMSPFLLIILSYICIISTILKLPSAEGRRKAFSTCSSHLMVVTLFYGTALFTYLRPKSISTPEGDQMISLMYTVVTPVLNPIIYTLRNKEVKGAFRKTIGKRKNRLKTI
- the LOC141997916 gene encoding olfactory receptor 10A4-like isoform X1, whose amino-acid sequence is MTYSERKPNENQTISDVFILVGFSYLTRLQILLFLVFLVIYLVTLVGNLLIILLIKLNPSLHTPMYFFLLNLSFLEICYTSSVVPQLLAHLLVEKKTLSIAGCAAQMYIFTIMGLTECCLLAAMAYDRYIAICNPLHYRTIMSGQVCAQLVGASWTIGILVEVVQTTWIFSLPFCGSNRIHHFFCDIPPVIKMACTDTSKNQIVVLALSVLFIMSPFLLIILSYICIISTILKLPSAEGRRKAFSTCSSHLMVVTLFYGTALFTYLRPKSISTPEGDQMISLMYTVVTPVLNPIIYTLRNKEVKGAFRKTIGKSISSHNQRN